Within Anopheles nili chromosome 3, idAnoNiliSN_F5_01, whole genome shotgun sequence, the genomic segment GCCGGTAAAGGAAACTTGAAATCAGTTTGACCGAAATTAAATGCTATCTCGGCGTTTTTCAATACCACCGCTGGATAGAAAGtgctatttttcaaatttccatCTGCAATCTTGAAAGCCACACCGAGGAATACACCATTTTTGGAAAATCCTATCTGCCCTTCATCCAAGTCGAGCATGCATCCTATGACGTCTTGCTTTCCGAAAGCTTCGCCGTATGAATCGAACTGTCTGCAGTTAGATTTTTTGCCAGTTCCTCCaaacccgaaaccgaaactATCGGTACCAAGATCAAGGCTTGCTAGTTCCGTCGACCAGCCTACACGACATAGTCCTTCATCCGTGACCGTCGCCTCGTAGTAGTATTTACCCTTTCCCCGAACACCGGTGGTACAGCGACATCCGTGCCATTCTTTAAACTCTCGCGACTGACAGCGCAACCCATCAGGCGTAATGGCCATTGCATGACCACGgtcggtgaaggaaaaggtCCATGCTTGTCCTTTGTTGGAAGATGCTTTTCCCGTCTTACCCTCCTTGATATCACGTAACGTTTCCCACACAATTTGTAAAATCGGTAAACAGAATGCACCAGTTTTACCACTACCCGTTTCGGCTGCCATGAGGACATCACCTCCTCCTAGAATCAGTGGAATGGCTTCGGCTTGAACATCGGTTGGAAGCATCCATTCCATTTCATCTATAGCTTTGCCTATTTCCGGCATAACACCGAACTCtgtaaaaaacacaaatgtgTCACATATCATATGAAAGATAAACAATTTCAAACGCATACCTTCAAATGCAGTCATTTTGATGTAGGAATGAACACAATAAATCTATAAAATTATTAACTccaattgattgtttttcacTTAGTAGGCGAAACAGTTCGACTGTTTACTTCAGCGGTTTGATTTGCAATGGCACTTGAAGTCTTCAGGCGTGTGCGATTCTTAGAGGACGATTTTTACTTTCCAGCACAATCTATGCAGAAATCATTATCAAAAAGACTTATTGCTTTCGATATCTTCTAATAATTGAGTAAATAAAAAGATAACATTTGGTTTCTCATACGATATTTTATAGAGCATGAAATTATTGAATCAATCGTTTGACATATGGCTGGAATattgaatagaaaaaaaaaaccggcccttttgacatttttcgtgaccagcgtgtgtgttgataattgattgttttggttttagTAATATTTTGGTTTCTCGTAAGTATATAGGTCTGTACAAATAATTCATTactaattttaaatatttttgcaGAAAGGTATGCATTAAAGATAATTCATATGGAATTTGTAGTACAATCGACCCATTGCCGAAGAAGTATACTCGCTACAATCACCAGAAAGAcattgtttacaaaaaaaaaacaatataattTCTCACTTGAAAATTctttaattgcattttgaaTCGCTTTCAAAATTGGACGCAGAAATTGTATAAAACATGATAATATGCAAGTTTTAGTTATTGCAGCAAACATCACATCCCACGCATCTTCTTAAATTATAGAGAATTTATGTCGATTTCGTGGTAAACTGCTGCTATTCAAAAGATATTCGGATTGCTGGTATCGAACAAAACGGACACAACAATTCGCCAGGAGAGATAATATTAATGCATAAGACGCTATGAATATAAAATACAAAGGCACTATGAAAGATGCAGTTTTTACCGATTTAGGTACACGATTTTATTCTGTATGCCGTTTCTGCGTGTCGGACAGTGATTGTTTGCCTTTATTTTTACCTGATGGGAGTTTCAACGAAGAATTGCAGAAAGCATTTGAAATCATCGCTGCAAAAGTGGACGAAAGTGATGGTTTACCAAATAACATATGCCGGAATTGTTTACAAATAATAGAGAATTTTGTCGATTTTGAGTCGAACTGCTGTGATTCTTATGAAATTCTTGAACAATTTATGCGGAACTCTTCGTCTGTTGAGAACCTGGAGATCAGTgaggaagttgtgaaacaaataAGTAATGATGAAATTGACATTGAAATACTAAAAGAAGATATTTCAGCATCTGATTACATAGACGATTGCGATGAAGAACTGGTGGCAttcgatgaacaacaaaaatcagaggagataaaaaaacatatggaAACGAGTTTTCTCGGCGATAACAGTGATATTGATCAAAATCTGCCAGAAGAAATAGACAGCGAAAATGATGTAGCTATTGCCGTAAGGAGAACGAGCAAATCAAACACGAAACAATCAGACAATGATGAAGATTATAAAAATGAAGTAACAGATGATGAGAAAGATGATGGTAAACAATCTTCAAATTATAAAATGGATGAGCTGAACATGAATGCAGCAAATGCTACCGTATTGGACTATTTTTATCGTAATAACAGAAAAATTCCTATTGTGCAATGCATATTTTGCAATAGAACTTATCGTGGCAGAAACACACTTCGAAAACATTTGAAGAtacattttcaaatcaaggactACACGTGTGACCAGTGTCCGCAATCTTTTTCCGATCGGTCTTCTCTTCGCTCTCACCAACAACGCCACTCAACGATAAAACCGTTCCTGTGTGGTCAATGTCCACGATCGTACTATTCGGAAGTTCAGTTGAAACAACATTTGACCATGAAACATGGGAAACGAAAGTATGTTTGCCCCATCTGTTATAAACGGTTTCCTTCGCAAGCAATCCTAGATGACCACGCACTTGTACATAAACCGGAGCGACCTTTCGTGTGCTATATTTGCGGAAACAGTTTCAAACGAAACCGCAATCTAGACAGGCATCTGCGAGGGCatgaaaaagataaaatcTCAAAGGCAGAAGAAACAATCAATTCAACTCAAACCAATATTTCTTGCCAGTTCTGTGCAAGTGAATTCGACATACCCTCAAAGCTGTTGGATCATTTGATTCAGTCCCATTCAGAAGCATATCAAACAATCCGCATGGGTGTACATCATTGTCCGCATTGTCATACTCAATTTGACGATTTAAGTGACTGTCTACATCACcaaaataaacattatttaATCATGCTCGATACAGGAAAAACAGTCTCGTATGAATGTGGAGAATGTGGCAAACACATAAAATACAAGTCGTTGGCGGAGAAACACTTTCAATCACACCAATCTGAACGAAGTTTTACGTGTTCGGTTGAAAATTGCTCAAAAAGATATAAGTTTAAAGTTCATTTAACGCGTCATTTTCGAGAAAttcatgaaaaatgcaacgaatGAATATCAACCATCATACAGTTGTACTACGATGAAACACCACATGGAAAAGTGTTTAATTAACTAAACGATAATCTTTTCTGTTGGAAATAAAAGTatcaaaaaccaaaaatacGTAAAGTGTGGAAACATACAGTTTCTTTTACGTTTTTAATTGTTAAAAATTACACCacttgaaataaaataatatgttTGCAGTGTCTACATGAACTTATTATTCTTTGTATTAATTATTGAAAGATATTCAATAACATTTATAGCTAATTTTCGAAAAGAAATCTTATATCATTTACTGGAGTGCTTTATTTACAATCAGACATAACATCTTAGAGTAGGTGCAAACTTAAAAGTAACAggaaattcaaaaaaaacttaaaagcAACAGGAAATATATGGTGCATGGAAATCCCGCACCCGTTGTTCTTCCGTCACTTGTTCCTCTCAATTATTCGTCTATGCAGCTTATAATAGAAGAAT encodes:
- the LOC128724304 gene encoding zinc finger protein 184-like, with protein sequence MKDAVFTDLGTRFYSVCRFCVSDSDCLPLFLPDGSFNEELQKAFEIIAAKVDESDGLPNNICRNCLQIIENFVDFESNCCDSYEILEQFMRNSSSVENLEISEEVVKQISNDEIDIEILKEDISASDYIDDCDEELVAFDEQQKSEEIKKHMETSFLGDNSDIDQNLPEEIDSENDVAIAVRRTSKSNTKQSDNDEDYKNEVTDDEKDDGKQSSNYKMDELNMNAANATVLDYFYRNNRKIPIVQCIFCNRTYRGRNTLRKHLKIHFQIKDYTCDQCPQSFSDRSSLRSHQQRHSTIKPFLCGQCPRSYYSEVQLKQHLTMKHGKRKYVCPICYKRFPSQAILDDHALVHKPERPFVCYICGNSFKRNRNLDRHLRGHEKDKISKAEETINSTQTNISCQFCASEFDIPSKLLDHLIQSHSEAYQTIRMGVHHCPHCHTQFDDLSDCLHHQNKHYLIMLDTGKTVSYECGECGKHIKYKSLAEKHFQSHQSERSFTCSVENCSKRYKFKVHLTRHFREIHEKCNE